One genomic segment of Oxalobacteraceae sp. CFBP 8761 includes these proteins:
- a CDS encoding trehalose-6-phosphate synthase, with product MRFRSIQLSLRFIVPLALVLALFGYFAIPWMENLTQRWFVRDLDTRSRLVSSTLQQPLLTYLEDGTGERINDAFERAIQDERLYALALCSTDGMLLYKTSTYPATLGCREGQISSEEDGATSNPVVRLAEGPVHVSTRELMQDGVSAGRLVLVQDMSFIERRSADTKKYILGLFVLMAGAISMITVIIAHLSWHGWVAGMREMLRGELLPRSPRRGAAQAAPVEGDMAPLASEFRAMLNDYQRELAASPVESTTWSPETLKLLLNQDLAGDQILVVSNREPYIHVATPDGVKVQRPASGLVTAVEAVMRACSGTWIAHGAGSADRETVDANDHVPVPPDNPSYTLRRVWLSKEEEQGYYYGFANEGLWPLCHIAHVRPVFRSTDWAEYVRVNQRFADAVIAEARSDNPVVLVQDYHFALLPRMVRAVLPKATIITFWHIPWPNPESFGICPWREEILDGMLGSTILGFHTPFHRKNFLDTVDRYLETRIEDEASTVSYGNQLTQVKPYPISIAWPDEIPGEPDIAACRAEIRQALSLPADQLLGIGVDRLDYTKGIVERFEAVERMFELYPEMIGKFTFVQIAAPTRSSLDEYQNLETRVRGLAQRINDRYASGTYLPIVLKTEHHEQRQLRTYFRASDVCSVTSLHDGMNLVAKEFIAARDDEGGALILSQFTGAARELHEALIVNPYHIEEGAEALYQALRMPRDEQRERMRSMRRRVRDFNVYRWAGRMLQDAARLRQRERVKSRIVSLSQDRVRRGEA from the coding sequence ATGCGCTTCAGATCCATTCAATTGTCCCTGCGGTTCATCGTTCCGCTTGCCCTTGTGCTGGCGCTATTCGGGTATTTCGCCATTCCATGGATGGAAAACCTCACCCAGCGCTGGTTCGTGCGTGACCTGGACACACGCTCGCGCCTGGTATCGAGCACGCTGCAACAACCGTTGCTGACGTATCTCGAAGACGGTACCGGTGAACGCATTAACGACGCATTCGAGCGCGCGATCCAGGACGAGCGCCTGTATGCGCTGGCCCTGTGCTCGACCGACGGGATGCTGCTGTACAAGACCTCGACCTATCCGGCCACGCTCGGTTGCCGTGAGGGGCAGATCAGCAGCGAGGAGGATGGCGCGACGTCCAACCCGGTCGTGCGCCTGGCAGAGGGTCCGGTCCACGTCTCCACGCGCGAACTGATGCAGGATGGCGTGTCAGCCGGCCGCCTGGTGCTGGTACAGGACATGAGCTTCATCGAGCGCCGCAGCGCCGACACCAAGAAATACATCCTTGGCCTGTTCGTGCTGATGGCTGGCGCGATTTCGATGATCACCGTGATCATCGCCCACCTGAGCTGGCATGGCTGGGTGGCCGGCATGCGCGAAATGCTGCGCGGCGAACTGCTGCCGCGCTCGCCACGCCGCGGTGCGGCCCAGGCGGCGCCGGTCGAAGGCGACATGGCGCCGCTGGCCAGCGAGTTTCGCGCCATGCTCAACGATTACCAGCGCGAGCTGGCCGCCAGTCCGGTCGAGTCAACGACCTGGAGCCCGGAAACGCTGAAGCTGCTGCTGAATCAGGACCTGGCCGGCGACCAGATCCTCGTGGTGTCGAACCGCGAACCCTACATCCACGTGGCCACACCCGACGGCGTGAAAGTGCAGCGTCCGGCCAGTGGCCTGGTCACGGCGGTAGAGGCCGTGATGCGTGCCTGCTCCGGTACCTGGATCGCGCACGGCGCCGGTTCGGCCGACCGCGAGACGGTCGACGCCAACGACCACGTGCCGGTCCCGCCCGATAACCCGAGCTATACGCTGCGCCGCGTCTGGCTGTCGAAAGAAGAAGAGCAGGGCTATTACTATGGCTTTGCCAACGAAGGCCTGTGGCCGCTGTGCCATATCGCCCACGTGCGCCCCGTGTTCCGCTCGACCGACTGGGCCGAGTACGTGCGCGTGAACCAGCGCTTTGCCGACGCCGTGATCGCCGAAGCGCGCTCCGACAACCCGGTCGTGCTGGTACAGGATTATCACTTCGCGCTGCTGCCGCGCATGGTGCGCGCGGTGCTGCCAAAGGCAACCATCATCACGTTCTGGCACATCCCATGGCCAAATCCGGAATCGTTCGGCATTTGCCCATGGCGCGAAGAAATCCTCGACGGCATGCTGGGCAGCACGATCCTGGGCTTCCACACGCCGTTCCACCGCAAGAATTTCCTCGACACGGTCGACCGCTACCTGGAAACCCGCATCGAGGACGAAGCCTCGACCGTCAGCTACGGCAACCAGCTGACGCAAGTAAAACCGTATCCGATCTCCATCGCCTGGCCCGACGAGATCCCGGGCGAACCCGATATCGCCGCCTGCCGCGCCGAGATCCGCCAGGCGCTGTCGCTGCCGGCGGATCAGTTGCTGGGCATCGGCGTCGACCGGCTCGACTACACCAAGGGCATCGTGGAACGCTTCGAAGCAGTCGAGCGCATGTTCGAACTGTATCCGGAAATGATCGGCAAATTCACGTTCGTGCAGATCGCCGCGCCCACCCGCTCGTCGCTGGACGAATACCAGAACCTGGAAACGCGCGTGCGCGGCCTGGCGCAGCGGATCAATGACCGCTACGCCAGCGGTACCTACCTGCCGATCGTGCTGAAAACCGAGCATCACGAACAGCGCCAGTTGCGCACGTACTTCCGCGCGTCGGACGTCTGCAGCGTGACCAGTCTGCACGACGGCATGAACCTGGTGGCCAAGGAATTCATCGCTGCCCGCGACGACGAAGGCGGCGCGCTGATCCTGAGCCAGTTCACCGGCGCGGCGCGCGAGCTGCATGAAGCGCTGATCGTCAATCCCTACCACATCGAAGAAGGCGCCGAAGCGCTGTATCAGGCGCTGCGCATGCCGCGCGACGAGCAGCGCGAACGGATGCGCAGCATGCGCCGCCGGGTGCGCGACTTCAACGTGTATCGCTGGGCCGGGCGCATGCTGCAGGATGCAGCGCGCCTGCGCCAGCGCGAGCGCGTCAAGTCGCGCATCGTCTCGCTCAGCCAGGATCGCGTGCGCAGGGGGGAAGCATGA
- a CDS encoding Rrf2 family transcriptional regulator, producing the protein MRYDARLSRMLHVLIHMSKRGGRTTSDTIALMLNTNPVVVRRTMGSLKQAGLVSSDGGAGGGWSLQRDIGSITILDVHEALGSPRAIAIAAAVDHPVCPVEHAVVGELGALFGATEAFMLERMRGITLAAIADQIVIPT; encoded by the coding sequence ATGAGATACGACGCCAGACTGTCACGCATGCTGCATGTGCTGATTCACATGAGCAAACGCGGTGGCAGGACGACGTCCGACACGATCGCGCTGATGCTCAATACCAATCCCGTCGTCGTGCGACGCACCATGGGTTCGCTCAAACAGGCCGGCCTGGTGAGTTCGGATGGCGGTGCCGGTGGCGGCTGGTCGCTACAGCGGGACATCGGCAGCATCACGATCCTCGATGTTCATGAGGCACTTGGCTCGCCGCGGGCAATCGCCATCGCTGCCGCCGTCGATCACCCGGTGTGCCCGGTCGAACATGCCGTGGTCGGCGAACTAGGTGCGCTGTTCGGGGCAACAGAAGCGTTCATGCTCGAGCGTATGCGCGGCATCACGCTCGCTGCGATCGCCGACCAGATCGTCATACCAACGTGA
- a CDS encoding alpha/beta hydrolase: MRRNSAKVNGITVSYLEAGKGPTLLLCHGFPETGDAWRAQIPVLAAAGYRVLAPDLRGFGASSAPLAIDVYTVFHAVGDLIGLLDTLSIERAIVVGADWGATIAWQLALMRPDRIAGIVALGVPMMARSPIPPTGLFPRTDDALFYTLYFQEPGIAEQELERDIPATLRKIYYGASGDAGPRCAGDGTPNPFGMVAPARGMLPDLPDPAQVPDWLASGLDTAVAAFGQAGFRGALNYYRNLDRNWQLQGSLDGMQVSVPALFAVGSRDPGMAIPGMDRIIADMPRLVPQLHDTVTVDGAGHWLHRERPGIVNEVILSFADTLRADTATWTPA, translated from the coding sequence ATGCGACGCAACTCGGCTAAGGTCAATGGCATCACCGTGTCTTATCTGGAGGCGGGCAAGGGGCCAACCCTGCTGCTCTGCCACGGTTTTCCGGAAACGGGCGACGCATGGCGCGCGCAGATCCCGGTACTCGCCGCGGCTGGGTACCGTGTGCTGGCGCCGGATCTGCGTGGGTTTGGCGCGTCATCGGCGCCACTGGCAATCGATGTTTATACGGTGTTTCATGCGGTGGGCGACCTGATCGGCCTGCTCGATACATTGTCGATCGAACGCGCCATCGTCGTCGGTGCGGACTGGGGCGCGACGATCGCGTGGCAACTGGCCCTGATGCGGCCGGACCGCATCGCAGGTATCGTGGCCCTGGGCGTGCCGATGATGGCGCGCTCGCCCATCCCACCCACCGGTCTGTTTCCCCGCACGGATGACGCACTCTTCTACACGCTGTATTTCCAGGAACCCGGGATTGCAGAGCAGGAACTCGAGCGCGACATCCCGGCCACCCTGCGCAAGATCTATTACGGCGCGTCGGGCGACGCCGGCCCGCGCTGTGCAGGCGACGGCACACCCAATCCGTTCGGCATGGTCGCGCCCGCGCGCGGCATGCTCCCCGACCTGCCCGACCCCGCCCAGGTGCCCGACTGGCTGGCATCCGGCCTGGATACTGCGGTTGCAGCCTTCGGGCAGGCCGGATTCCGTGGCGCCCTGAACTATTACCGCAACCTGGACCGCAACTGGCAGTTGCAAGGCAGCCTCGATGGCATGCAGGTCAGCGTCCCTGCCCTGTTTGCCGTCGGATCGCGCGATCCGGGCATGGCGATACCGGGCATGGACCGCATCATTGCCGATATGCCCAGGCTGGTGCCGCAATTGCACGACACCGTGACCGTCGACGGCGCGGGTCACTGGCTGCACCGGGAGCGGCCCGGCATCGTGAACGAGGTGATCCTGTCATTCGCTGACACGCTCCGGGCCGATACGGCGACCTGGACGCCGGCTTAA
- a CDS encoding PEP-CTERM sorting domain-containing protein: MKNALLALLVSGMMASASAAVVVNEGFDNVNTLQSKGWIVDNKSAPLGTLNWFQGDQTKFDAQSGAPESFVATSFNSGVDGGTLNNWLYTPEFSTVLGVTVSFWLRAVDEEGFSDKFAFGFVDTDGIGFDLVPSFTVGKNGWTQYTAWIGPREGSARFGFQYTGETAESNYVGLDSVIVDVPEPSSILILAAGAMGLVAARRRKRA, encoded by the coding sequence ATGAAGAACGCATTACTCGCATTGCTGGTTTCCGGAATGATGGCTTCGGCATCCGCCGCGGTCGTAGTCAATGAAGGTTTTGACAATGTCAACACGCTCCAGAGCAAGGGCTGGATCGTGGACAACAAGAGCGCTCCACTTGGTACTCTCAATTGGTTCCAGGGCGATCAAACGAAATTCGATGCCCAAAGCGGCGCACCGGAATCGTTCGTCGCCACCAGTTTCAACAGCGGTGTCGACGGCGGCACACTCAACAACTGGCTGTACACCCCTGAATTCTCGACCGTGCTCGGCGTAACCGTCTCGTTCTGGCTGCGGGCAGTCGACGAAGAAGGCTTCAGCGACAAGTTCGCGTTTGGTTTTGTCGACACTGACGGTATCGGATTTGACCTGGTCCCGAGCTTCACCGTTGGCAAGAACGGCTGGACGCAATACACGGCCTGGATCGGCCCACGCGAGGGCTCTGCCCGCTTCGGCTTCCAATACACCGGCGAAACGGCCGAGTCGAACTATGTCGGCCTCGACTCCGTCATCGTCGACGTGCCTGAACCGTCGAGCATCCTGATTCTGGCCGCTGGCGCCATGGGCCTGGTTGCCGCACGTCGCCGCAAACGCGCCTGA
- a CDS encoding peptidase translates to MRTPSFSLTAARTVLATASILTCIAAQAATITIQSRDPAGFGFNDATPVAPVGGNNGTTLGQQRMNVYRHVADIWERNLQSNVTITVSAGWEALNCTATSATLGSAGAWNIWNNFPGGKKNTWYPAALANKLAGVNLTAGIPDDGTGYGNVDIKTQFNVNLGQPNCLAGSSFYLGLDGNASGQVNFAATLLHELGHGLGFSVVSVQTSTGFRINAAGSAYVSEGGLPSVWEEFMYDNTAKKSWLNMTSSERRASAINPLGLAWTGANSVAGASILRGTPLLKSAGPGSTIPTMEFNASSFGPVAPTSGKLGVLTTITPQAGEIGPGCSPFDAANTAAVRGKVPIINRGACAFALKVKNAQNAGAIGVVLANNAAGPLVPGGTDASVTIPSVGITQAEGELLKAAVAAAKPYGSRAQAGAVTATFAVDNTRKAGADAFGRPLLYTPATLAPGSSVSHWDVTASPNLLMEPSINSDLTLSVSPPQDLTLPLLKDIGW, encoded by the coding sequence ATGCGCACCCCATCCTTCTCGCTCACCGCCGCACGCACCGTACTGGCCACCGCCAGCATCCTGACCTGCATCGCCGCGCAAGCTGCAACCATCACCATCCAGAGCCGCGATCCAGCCGGCTTCGGCTTCAACGATGCCACCCCTGTGGCACCGGTTGGCGGCAATAATGGCACGACGCTCGGCCAGCAACGCATGAACGTGTACCGCCACGTTGCCGATATCTGGGAGCGCAATCTCCAGAGCAACGTGACGATCACCGTGTCAGCCGGCTGGGAAGCACTGAACTGCACTGCCACCTCGGCCACGCTGGGCAGCGCCGGCGCATGGAATATCTGGAATAATTTCCCAGGCGGCAAGAAAAACACCTGGTATCCGGCAGCACTGGCCAACAAGCTGGCCGGCGTCAACCTGACTGCAGGCATTCCTGACGACGGCACGGGCTACGGCAACGTCGACATCAAGACCCAGTTCAACGTCAACCTCGGTCAGCCGAACTGCCTCGCAGGCAGCAGCTTCTACCTGGGCCTGGACGGCAATGCCAGCGGCCAGGTGAACTTTGCAGCAACCCTGCTGCACGAACTGGGCCACGGCCTGGGCTTCTCGGTCGTCAGCGTGCAGACCTCGACTGGTTTCCGCATCAATGCGGCGGGCTCGGCGTATGTGTCCGAAGGCGGCCTGCCAAGCGTCTGGGAAGAGTTCATGTACGACAACACAGCCAAGAAGAGCTGGCTGAACATGACGTCGTCCGAACGCCGCGCCTCGGCGATCAACCCGTTGGGCCTGGCCTGGACCGGTGCCAACTCGGTTGCCGGCGCCAGCATCCTGCGCGGCACGCCACTGCTGAAATCAGCCGGCCCGGGCAGCACCATCCCGACGATGGAATTCAATGCATCATCCTTCGGCCCGGTTGCACCAACCTCCGGCAAGCTTGGCGTGCTGACCACGATTACGCCTCAGGCTGGTGAAATCGGGCCTGGATGCTCACCATTCGATGCAGCCAATACCGCAGCGGTCCGCGGCAAGGTACCGATCATCAATCGCGGCGCCTGCGCTTTTGCCCTCAAGGTCAAGAATGCACAGAACGCCGGTGCGATCGGCGTCGTGCTGGCTAACAACGCGGCAGGCCCGCTCGTTCCAGGTGGCACCGATGCCAGCGTCACCATCCCGTCGGTGGGTATCACGCAAGCGGAAGGCGAACTGCTGAAAGCGGCCGTGGCCGCCGCCAAGCCATACGGCTCGCGTGCACAAGCCGGTGCGGTCACTGCAACGTTTGCCGTTGACAACACCCGCAAGGCTGGCGCCGATGCCTTTGGTCGTCCGCTGCTGTACACCCCAGCCACGCTGGCACCGGGTTCGTCGGTCTCGCACTGGGACGTGACGGCATCGCCAAACCTGCTGATGGAGCCAAGCATCAATTCGGACCTGACCCTGTCGGTGTCGCCACCGCAGGATCTGACGCTGCCACTGCTGAAGGATATCGGCTGGTAA
- a CDS encoding host attachment protein yields MPTTWIIAANAGRARIFADAKSAKSLQEVEDMVNPAAQQRVSDIVTDRLSPRSAGNSGHNIGGGQGGGFEHATQAGAPGSDYQPAVTPAEHEAQKFAKDVAAYLLQGQQKGQYQHLIVSASPEFLGLLRTAIDPQVKALITHELNKDYTHSSGHELRGQLAAHLEKA; encoded by the coding sequence ATGCCTACAACCTGGATTATCGCGGCCAATGCCGGTCGTGCACGTATTTTTGCCGATGCCAAATCTGCCAAGTCGCTGCAAGAAGTGGAAGACATGGTCAATCCTGCTGCACAGCAGCGCGTGAGCGACATCGTGACCGACCGACTGAGCCCGCGCTCGGCCGGCAATAGCGGCCACAATATCGGCGGCGGCCAGGGCGGCGGCTTCGAGCACGCCACCCAGGCAGGCGCGCCGGGCAGCGACTACCAGCCAGCGGTCACGCCAGCCGAGCACGAAGCGCAAAAGTTTGCCAAGGACGTCGCCGCGTACCTGTTGCAAGGGCAGCAGAAAGGCCAGTACCAGCACCTGATCGTGTCCGCATCGCCCGAGTTCCTGGGCCTGCTGCGCACGGCAATCGATCCGCAGGTCAAGGCGCTCATCACGCATGAGCTCAACAAGGATTACACGCACTCGAGCGGTCACGAACTGCGCGGCCAGCTCGCGGCGCATCTCGAAAAAGCCTAA
- a CDS encoding DEAD/DEAH box helicase → MHYDYADLTHNFDPGALQRGHDYADDGHVLVAQWQADRLVGEVAGSGGATYHQTIRVFTRREQVNFDGRCTCPVGYNCKHVVSVLIKDIECREREARQAPGAANAVAQHWLMQLSQLSQITQPALPATGAVTILAWVLVPDLHGHSRLHLRKGRQGKRAGIGASSSDVNHHGLLRDPPAWIATGDVELLRQFAGLAAASGGLGVARPQGALGARLLAQLVAQERLLRAHTPEDLARGRVAPLLAGPKRAAVIDWHPLDGDPDALQLSWQFAGGGAREQQIPDEVLPTEPACYIDGDLIGELTLPALLAPLPLEMLLGAVEQAPLLWPEHRASVATRMAELGLDGVFPLPQVLETRERSDVAPVPLLVLDSMLARQRGDYRWYDHATLMFDYDGWIAEPDDGPVLRRVENTRVQLIVRNAALEAAARALLTGLGFAEPPPDSPLLDLPGALQLADEAAWVGFVRDALPRLEAAGWQVEIEADYRYHLAEVDDWYAELDEEGEGGQAWFALELGIVVNGQRHALLPLLLKMIRAAPQEFDPVVLATRADEGDLVIELDDETRVAVTWGRIKPILVTLGELYFNERMGSRVRLPVMDAARLAELERAAHLRWMGGERLRALGRKLNDFDGIRPVALPVGLQADLRPYQRSGLAWLQFLREYEFGGILADDMGLGKTIQALAHILVEKEAGRLDRPALVVAPTSLMPNWQAEAARFTPGLRVLLLHGKERTALFDGIGDVDVVLTTYALLGRDEVALRGHRYHLLILDEAQYIKNSRSKAAQTARLLDARHRLCLTGTPVQNHLGELWSQFHFLMPGLLGDERGFNTVFRKPIEQGGDMGRKDLLVRRLKPFMLRRTKDKVATELPPKTEIILPVELGGVQRDLYETVRVAMDRKVRDEIDRKGLARSHIVILEALLKLRQVCCDPRLLKTGAAGGSAKLEALMELLDTLISEGRKVLVFSQFTSMLALIADELNARSIAYVELTGSTVDRAAPVAAFQSGQVGVFLISLKAGGVGLNLTAADTVIHYDPWWNPASENQATDRAWRIGQTQPVFVYKLIARGTLEEKIQDMQRRKGDLANALLAGDTELAPAIGADDLREIFSPAEHARP, encoded by the coding sequence ATGCATTACGATTACGCCGACCTGACGCACAACTTCGACCCCGGCGCCCTGCAGCGTGGCCACGATTACGCCGATGACGGCCATGTCCTGGTCGCGCAGTGGCAGGCCGACCGGCTGGTCGGCGAAGTCGCCGGCAGCGGCGGGGCAACCTACCATCAGACCATCCGCGTGTTCACGCGCCGCGAGCAGGTCAACTTCGACGGTCGTTGCACCTGCCCCGTCGGCTACAACTGCAAGCACGTGGTGTCGGTCCTGATCAAGGACATCGAGTGCCGCGAACGCGAAGCCCGACAGGCCCCCGGCGCGGCCAACGCCGTCGCGCAGCACTGGCTCATGCAGCTCTCGCAGCTGAGCCAGATCACGCAGCCGGCACTGCCGGCCACGGGCGCCGTGACCATCCTGGCCTGGGTTCTGGTGCCGGATCTGCACGGCCACTCCCGGCTGCACCTGCGCAAGGGCCGCCAGGGCAAGCGCGCCGGCATCGGCGCCAGCTCCAGCGACGTCAACCACCACGGCCTGCTGCGCGATCCGCCTGCCTGGATCGCGACCGGTGACGTCGAACTGTTGCGGCAGTTTGCCGGCCTGGCCGCAGCGTCGGGCGGCCTGGGCGTCGCGCGGCCGCAAGGCGCGCTGGGCGCACGCCTGCTGGCCCAGCTGGTCGCGCAAGAGCGGCTGCTGCGCGCCCACACGCCAGAGGATCTGGCCCGTGGCCGGGTCGCGCCATTGCTGGCCGGCCCGAAGCGCGCGGCCGTGATCGACTGGCATCCGCTCGACGGCGATCCCGATGCGCTTCAGCTGAGCTGGCAATTTGCCGGTGGCGGCGCGCGCGAGCAGCAGATTCCCGACGAAGTATTGCCAACCGAACCGGCCTGCTACATCGATGGCGACCTGATCGGGGAGCTGACGCTGCCGGCTTTGCTGGCACCCTTGCCGCTGGAGATGCTGCTCGGCGCGGTGGAGCAGGCGCCGCTGCTGTGGCCGGAGCACCGCGCCAGCGTGGCGACGCGCATGGCCGAGCTTGGCCTGGATGGCGTGTTCCCGCTGCCGCAGGTGCTGGAAACGCGTGAGCGCAGCGACGTGGCGCCGGTACCTCTGCTGGTGCTCGACAGCATGCTGGCCAGGCAGCGCGGCGACTACCGCTGGTACGACCATGCCACGCTGATGTTCGACTACGATGGCTGGATTGCGGAACCCGACGACGGGCCTGTGCTGCGCCGCGTCGAAAACACCAGGGTCCAGCTCATCGTGCGCAATGCCGCGCTCGAGGCAGCGGCGCGGGCGCTGCTGACCGGGCTCGGGTTTGCCGAACCGCCACCCGACTCGCCACTGCTGGATCTGCCCGGTGCCTTGCAGCTTGCCGACGAGGCAGCCTGGGTCGGCTTCGTGCGCGATGCGCTGCCGCGCCTGGAGGCGGCCGGCTGGCAGGTCGAGATCGAAGCCGATTATCGCTACCACCTGGCCGAGGTCGATGACTGGTACGCCGAACTCGATGAAGAAGGCGAGGGCGGGCAAGCCTGGTTCGCGCTCGAGCTGGGCATTGTCGTGAATGGCCAGCGGCACGCGTTGCTGCCCTTGCTGCTCAAGATGATACGCGCCGCGCCGCAGGAGTTCGATCCGGTGGTCCTGGCCACGCGCGCCGACGAGGGCGACCTGGTGATCGAACTCGACGACGAAACACGCGTGGCCGTGACCTGGGGCCGCATCAAGCCGATCCTGGTCACGCTGGGCGAGCTGTACTTCAATGAGCGCATGGGCAGCCGGGTGCGCCTGCCGGTGATGGATGCGGCGCGGCTGGCCGAACTCGAGCGAGCAGCACACCTGCGCTGGATGGGCGGCGAGCGCCTGCGCGCACTGGGCCGCAAGCTCAACGACTTCGACGGCATCCGGCCGGTCGCGTTGCCCGTTGGCCTGCAGGCCGACCTGCGGCCCTACCAGCGCAGCGGCCTGGCCTGGCTGCAATTTTTGCGCGAGTATGAATTCGGCGGCATCCTGGCCGACGACATGGGCCTGGGCAAGACGATCCAGGCGCTGGCCCACATCCTGGTCGAGAAAGAAGCGGGGCGGCTCGATCGCCCGGCGCTGGTCGTGGCGCCCACGAGCCTGATGCCCAACTGGCAGGCCGAAGCGGCGCGGTTCACGCCCGGCCTGCGCGTACTGCTATTGCACGGCAAGGAGCGCACGGCGCTGTTCGATGGCATCGGCGACGTCGACGTGGTCCTGACCACCTACGCGCTGCTCGGGCGCGACGAAGTGGCGCTGCGCGGTCACCGCTATCACCTGTTGATCCTCGATGAAGCGCAGTACATCAAGAACAGCCGCAGCAAGGCGGCGCAGACAGCGCGCCTGCTCGACGCGCGCCATCGCCTGTGCCTGACCGGCACGCCGGTACAGAACCACCTGGGCGAATTGTGGTCGCAGTTCCATTTCCTGATGCCGGGCTTGCTGGGCGACGAGCGAGGCTTCAACACCGTGTTTCGCAAACCGATCGAGCAGGGCGGCGACATGGGTCGCAAGGACCTGCTGGTGCGGCGCCTGAAACCGTTCATGCTGCGCCGAACCAAGGACAAGGTCGCGACCGAACTGCCACCCAAGACCGAGATCATCCTGCCGGTCGAGCTCGGCGGCGTCCAGCGCGACCTGTACGAAACGGTGCGCGTGGCGATGGACCGCAAGGTGCGTGACGAGATCGATCGCAAGGGCCTGGCGCGCAGCCACATCGTGATTCTCGAGGCGCTGCTCAAGCTGCGCCAGGTGTGCTGCGATCCGCGCCTGCTCAAGACGGGCGCGGCCGGCGGTTCGGCCAAGCTCGAGGCGCTGATGGAATTGCTCGACACGCTCATCAGCGAAGGCCGCAAGGTGCTGGTGTTTTCGCAGTTTACGAGCATGCTGGCGCTGATTGCCGATGAACTCAACGCGCGCAGCATCGCCTACGTCGAACTCACCGGCAGCACGGTTGACCGCGCCGCGCCGGTGGCTGCGTTCCAGTCGGGGCAGGTGGGCGTATTCCTGATCAGCCTGAAGGCCGGCGGCGTGGGCCTGAATCTCACGGCGGCCGACACCGTCATCCACTACGATCCGTGGTGGAACCCGGCCAGTGAAAACCAGGCCACCGACCGCGCCTGGCGCATTGGCCAGACGCAGCCGGTCTTCGTCTACAAGCTGATCGCGCGCGGCACGCTGGAAGAAAAAATCCAGGACATGCAGCGCCGCAAGGGCGATCTGGCCAATGCCCTGTTGGCGGGCGACACCGAACTGGCGCCGGCCATCGGGGCCGACGACCTGCGCGAGATCTTCTCGCCGGCCGAACACGCACGGCCATAA
- a CDS encoding NirD/YgiW/YdeI family stress tolerance protein, with protein MKRISHIACIALLITGSAAAVAQTAATQTATPAATATAAPAAKAAPSGYAGPSGAPLMTAKDLLANGKDDQYVRLKGKLTSHKGDENYEFTDASGKIMVEIDADRFPAGVTVDHNTLVELTGEFDKEMFGDSTVDVEQIKVVAQ; from the coding sequence ATGAAACGTATTTCGCACATCGCCTGCATCGCCCTGTTGATCACCGGTTCGGCCGCCGCTGTCGCCCAGACCGCGGCAACCCAGACTGCAACGCCGGCTGCAACCGCGACCGCCGCCCCGGCCGCCAAGGCCGCGCCATCGGGCTATGCCGGTCCGTCGGGCGCGCCGTTGATGACCGCCAAGGACTTGCTGGCCAATGGCAAGGATGACCAGTACGTGCGCCTCAAGGGCAAGCTCACCAGCCACAAGGGCGACGAGAACTACGAGTTCACCGATGCCAGTGGCAAGATCATGGTCGAGATCGACGCGGACCGTTTCCCTGCCGGCGTGACGGTCGATCACAACACGCTGGTGGAACTCACGGGCGAGTTCGACAAGGAAATGTTTGGCGACTCTACCGTGGACGTCGAGCAGATCAAGGTCGTCGCGCAGTAA